A stretch of the Nicotiana tabacum cultivar K326 chromosome 6, ASM71507v2, whole genome shotgun sequence genome encodes the following:
- the LOC142181631 gene encoding uncharacterized protein LOC142181631 has product MRLVDVLAAPGWKDMVLQMDGRLARNELIEFMANDAVKDGNVSSLVKRVQVQFDAKKLGEILDIPSEGFDDYTRQRWPCLDSLPTALAITRRFYDSEDMYEARAVQKSEMRPKHKVLFEFVNKCLLPKQERRHIANYMDLVLMECMERGKQINWHAFIIKLLDRVINGSKAHATPYGFILTTVLDMLNVPLKKWEMASSKDHFGMNTLLACDYAVNVIPNELGSSQKAPINSKVRTLVQECAAKDAEIARLKACVTEVESERDGLRTELAKEKEKNDGILHNMLNLPQTQT; this is encoded by the coding sequence ATGAGATTGGTGGATGTTTTAGCTGCTCCgggatggaaggacatggtccttcagatggatggtagGCTAGCCAGAAATGAGCTAATTGAATTTATGGCAAATGATGCGGTTAAGGATGGCAATGTTAGTAGCCTGGTGAAAAGAGTTCAAGTGCAGTTTGATGCAAAGAAACTGGGAGAGATCCTGGACATACCCTCTGAAGGATTTGATGACTATACAAGGCAAAGGTGGCCCTGCCTGGACTCCCTCCCTACCGCTCTTGCAATCACCAGGAGGTTTTATGATTCAGAAGATATGTATGAAGCCAGGGCTGTGCAGAAAAGTGAAATGAGGCCTAAGCACAaggtcttgtttgaatttgtcaacaagtgtTTATTGCCCAAACAGGAGAGAAGGCACATTGCAAATTACATGGATctagttcttatggagtgcatggAGAGAGGAAAGCAAATCAACTGGCATGCCTTCATTATCAAGCTACTAGACAGGGTCAtaaatggctccaaggctcatgctactcCCTATGGCTTTATTCTAACCACAGTTCTGGACATGCTCaatgtgcctctgaagaaatgggaaatggcctcgAGCAAGGATCACTTTGGCATGAATACTCTTCTTGCTTGTGACTATGCAGTCAATGTCATCCCAAATGAACTTGGTTCATCCCAGAAGGCACCCATCAACAGCAAAGTTAGGACTCTGGTTCAGGAATGTGCAGCCAAGGATGCTGAAATAGCTAGGCTCAAGGCTTGTGTGACTGAAGTGGAATCTGAGAGGGACGGTCTTAGAACTGAGCttgccaaagaaaaggagaagaatgatggaattcttcacaaCATGCTGAATCTTCCCCAAACCCAAACCTAA